From one Solanum stenotomum isolate F172 chromosome 12, ASM1918654v1, whole genome shotgun sequence genomic stretch:
- the LOC125848029 gene encoding exonuclease 1 isoform X1 encodes MGIQGLLPLLKSIMLPINIKDLNGCSVAVDTYSWLHKGALSCSKELCKGIPTTKHIDYCMHRVNLLRHHGVKPILVFDGGPLPMKIEQENKRGRSRKENLSRAIEHETNGNMTAAYECYQKAVDISPSMAHDLIQVLKRENVCYVVAPYEADAQMTFLAISKQVDAVITEDSDLIAFGCPRIIYKMDKFGQGLEFRYSKLEQNRELSLTGFTKQMLLEMCILSGCDYLQSLPGMGLKKAHALIKKFKSYDKVIKHLRYNTAAVSPMYEESFRKAIMTFQHQRVYDLMTEDLVHLSELSDCGSQDLDFLGPLIPTEVAQGIAKGDIDPFTMMPFQKECNTAELVDSRTYELNDFKVEGERRKLDLPAQKNLLTNYFCTASLEAKQKFRAPRTSPILPNSKVGVSSPWADSRKGANSYKFESLSMFSPDPLVDDDIHLKASMCLESKSQGILVEEETENGLGLQSVPLQHSICKPCITLHKEHALDLSENKIQATKKKVIVRSSYFLKNNKKEDIQDDKSEINVVANDKSHSSIRENDYDSISDGMNGAVVAAVKNAISQSSYFQSKPSARNVPAGDTEQKENKRAMIRSSYFQKNLANENSQGNLDVAPEMEHTNPKSSSGDDCSERRLKKRKVTFIDTVQTDNASGECLEADTSGSQGDFNFDLDDSTKETKDGQGKFGSNISHLGHYSQISEKSMDNFVSVLSSFRYTSNGSRASGLRAPLKDIKNTSTNRSTSNMDLSKFVYKPTKQKQLSARRKV; translated from the exons ATGGGTATACAAGGCCTTTTACCCCTTTTGAAATCGATTATGTTACCTATAAACATCAAAGACTTGAATGGCTGCAGTGTCGCTGTTGATACCTATTCTTGGCTGCACAAGGGTGCACTTTCTTGCAGCAAAGAGCTCTGTAAAGGCATTCCTACTACCAA GCATATTGATTATTGCATGCACAGAGTGAATTTATTGCGCCATCATGGTGTCAAACCTATTCTTGTGTTTGATGGAGGTCCCTTACCAATGAAGATTGAACAGGAGAACAAGCGGGGAAG GTCTAGGAAGGAAAACCTTTCTCGTGCAATAGAGCATGAAACTAATGGAAACATGACTGCTGCTTATGAGTGCTATCAGAAGGCTGTTGATATATCACCTTCAATGGCTCACGATCTAATACAG GTCCTAAAGCGGGAAAATGTATGTTACGTagtggctccttatgaagcagATGCCCAAATGACCTTTTTGGCCATCAGCAAACAGGTTGATGCTGTTATAACCGAGGACTCAGATTTAATAGCATTTGGTTGTCCTAGG ATCATTTACAAAATGGATAAGTTTGGGCAAGGTCTTGAGTTTCGGTATTCCAAGTTGGAACAAAATAGGGAACTGAGTTTAACAGGTTTCACAAAGCAGATGCTTCTTGAGATGTGCATCTTGAGTGGTTGTGACTATTTGCAGTCCTTGCCTGGAATGGGGCTCAAAAAAGCTCATGCACTTATAAAAAAGTTCAAGAGTTATGACAAA GTCATTAAGCACTTGAGGTACAATACTGCTGCAGTTTCTCCTATGTATGAAGAATCTTTCAGAAAAGCAATTATGACCTTCCAGCATCAACGAGTTTATGATCTCATGACTGAAGATCTAGTTCATTTGTCCGAGCTCTCTGATTGTGGTAGTCAAGATTTAGATTTCCTAGGCCC GCTGATACCTACAGAAGTAGCTCAAGGAATAGCAAAAGGTGACATTGATCCTTTCACTATGATGCCATTTCag AAAGAATGCAACACTGCTGAACTGGTGGATAGCAGAACTTATGAACTGAATGACTTCAAAGTGGAAGGTGAAAGGAGGAAGCTTGATTTGCCTGCACAGAAAAATCTGCTAACCAACTATTTCT GCACTGCTTCTCTTGAAGCAAAACAGAAATTTAGGGCCCCAAGAACTAGCCCTATTCTTCCGAATTCAAAGGTTGGAGTTTCAAGCCCTTGGGCAGACAGTAGAAAGGGTGCCAATTCTTATAAATTCGAGAGCTTGTCAATGTTCTCACCTGATCCTCTG GTGGATGATGATATTCACTTGAAAGCTTCCATGTGTTTGGAGTCAAAAAGTCAAG GAATTCTGGTAGAGGAAGAAACTGAAAATGGCCTAGGACTACAATCTGTTCCACTACAGCATTCAATATGTAAACCCTGCATCACATTGCATAAGGAGCATGCTCTGGATTTAAGTGAGAACAAGATacaagcaacaaaaaaaaaagtgatagtGAGGAGCAGCTATTTTCTGAAGAATAACAAGAAGGAAGATATTCAGGATGATAAGAGTGAGATAAATGTGGTTGCCAATGATAAATCTCATAGCAGCATTCGGGAGAATGATTATGATTCTATATCAGATGGAATGAATGGAGCAGTCGTAGCAGCAGTTAAAAATGCCATTTCACAAAGTTCTTATTTTCAGTCCAAGCCATCTGCCCGAAATG TTCCTGCAGGTGATACTGAACAGAAAGAGAACAAAAGAGCAATGATAAGGAGTTCTTATTTTCAGAAGAACTTGGCAAATGAAAATTCTCAGGGCAACTTGGATGTTGCTCCTGAAATGGAACATACAAATCCCAAGTCTTCTTCAGGAGATGACTGCTCTGAAAGGAGATTAAAGAAAAGGAAGGTTACCTTCATTGACACTGTTCAAACT GATAATGCAAGTGGCGAATGTTTAGAGGCTGACACATCTGGCAGTCAAG GTGACTTCAACTTCGACCTAGATGATTCAACTAAGGAGACAAAGGACGGACAGGGGAAATTCGGTTCCAACATCTCTCATTTGGGACATTATTCTCAAATATCAGAGAAATCAATGGACAATTTTGTTTCAGTCCTATCATCATTTAGATACACCTCAAATGGTTCTCGAGCCAGTGGGCTTCGAGCCCCTCTAAAAGATATTAAGAATACCAGCACTAATAG GTCCACTAGTAACATGGATCTAAGCAAGTTTGTGTACAAGCCAACAAAGCAAAAACAATTATCAGCACGTCGTAAGGTCTAA
- the LOC125848029 gene encoding exonuclease 1 isoform X2 gives MGIQGLLPLLKSIMLPINIKDLNGCSVAVDTYSWLHKGALSCSKELCKGIPTTKHIDYCMHRVNLLRHHGVKPILVFDGGPLPMKIEQENKRGRSRKENLSRAIEHETNGNMTAAYECYQKAVDISPSMAHDLIQVLKRENVCYVVAPYEADAQMTFLAISKQVDAVITEDSDLIAFGCPRIIYKMDKFGQGLEFRYSKLEQNRELSLTGFTKQMLLEMCILSGCDYLQSLPGMGLKKAHALIKKFKSYDKVIKHLRYNTAAVSPMYEESFRKAIMTFQHQRVYDLMTEDLVHLSELSDCGSQDLDFLGPLIPTEVAQGIAKGDIDPFTMMPFQKECNTAELVDSRTYELNDFKVEGERRKLDLPAQKNLLTNYFCTASLEAKQKFRAPRTSPILPNSKVGVSSPWADSRKGANSYKFESLSMFSPDPLVDDDIHLKASMCLESKSQGILVEEETENGLGLQSVPLQHSICKPCITLHKEHALDLSENKIQATKKKVIVRSSYFLKNNKKEDIQDDKSEINVVANDKSHSSIRENDYDSISDGMNGAVVAAVKNAISQSSYFQSKPSARNGDTEQKENKRAMIRSSYFQKNLANENSQGNLDVAPEMEHTNPKSSSGDDCSERRLKKRKVTFIDTVQTDNASGECLEADTSGSQGDFNFDLDDSTKETKDGQGKFGSNISHLGHYSQISEKSMDNFVSVLSSFRYTSNGSRASGLRAPLKDIKNTSTNRSTSNMDLSKFVYKPTKQKQLSARRKV, from the exons ATGGGTATACAAGGCCTTTTACCCCTTTTGAAATCGATTATGTTACCTATAAACATCAAAGACTTGAATGGCTGCAGTGTCGCTGTTGATACCTATTCTTGGCTGCACAAGGGTGCACTTTCTTGCAGCAAAGAGCTCTGTAAAGGCATTCCTACTACCAA GCATATTGATTATTGCATGCACAGAGTGAATTTATTGCGCCATCATGGTGTCAAACCTATTCTTGTGTTTGATGGAGGTCCCTTACCAATGAAGATTGAACAGGAGAACAAGCGGGGAAG GTCTAGGAAGGAAAACCTTTCTCGTGCAATAGAGCATGAAACTAATGGAAACATGACTGCTGCTTATGAGTGCTATCAGAAGGCTGTTGATATATCACCTTCAATGGCTCACGATCTAATACAG GTCCTAAAGCGGGAAAATGTATGTTACGTagtggctccttatgaagcagATGCCCAAATGACCTTTTTGGCCATCAGCAAACAGGTTGATGCTGTTATAACCGAGGACTCAGATTTAATAGCATTTGGTTGTCCTAGG ATCATTTACAAAATGGATAAGTTTGGGCAAGGTCTTGAGTTTCGGTATTCCAAGTTGGAACAAAATAGGGAACTGAGTTTAACAGGTTTCACAAAGCAGATGCTTCTTGAGATGTGCATCTTGAGTGGTTGTGACTATTTGCAGTCCTTGCCTGGAATGGGGCTCAAAAAAGCTCATGCACTTATAAAAAAGTTCAAGAGTTATGACAAA GTCATTAAGCACTTGAGGTACAATACTGCTGCAGTTTCTCCTATGTATGAAGAATCTTTCAGAAAAGCAATTATGACCTTCCAGCATCAACGAGTTTATGATCTCATGACTGAAGATCTAGTTCATTTGTCCGAGCTCTCTGATTGTGGTAGTCAAGATTTAGATTTCCTAGGCCC GCTGATACCTACAGAAGTAGCTCAAGGAATAGCAAAAGGTGACATTGATCCTTTCACTATGATGCCATTTCag AAAGAATGCAACACTGCTGAACTGGTGGATAGCAGAACTTATGAACTGAATGACTTCAAAGTGGAAGGTGAAAGGAGGAAGCTTGATTTGCCTGCACAGAAAAATCTGCTAACCAACTATTTCT GCACTGCTTCTCTTGAAGCAAAACAGAAATTTAGGGCCCCAAGAACTAGCCCTATTCTTCCGAATTCAAAGGTTGGAGTTTCAAGCCCTTGGGCAGACAGTAGAAAGGGTGCCAATTCTTATAAATTCGAGAGCTTGTCAATGTTCTCACCTGATCCTCTG GTGGATGATGATATTCACTTGAAAGCTTCCATGTGTTTGGAGTCAAAAAGTCAAG GAATTCTGGTAGAGGAAGAAACTGAAAATGGCCTAGGACTACAATCTGTTCCACTACAGCATTCAATATGTAAACCCTGCATCACATTGCATAAGGAGCATGCTCTGGATTTAAGTGAGAACAAGATacaagcaacaaaaaaaaaagtgatagtGAGGAGCAGCTATTTTCTGAAGAATAACAAGAAGGAAGATATTCAGGATGATAAGAGTGAGATAAATGTGGTTGCCAATGATAAATCTCATAGCAGCATTCGGGAGAATGATTATGATTCTATATCAGATGGAATGAATGGAGCAGTCGTAGCAGCAGTTAAAAATGCCATTTCACAAAGTTCTTATTTTCAGTCCAAGCCATCTGCCCGAAATG GTGATACTGAACAGAAAGAGAACAAAAGAGCAATGATAAGGAGTTCTTATTTTCAGAAGAACTTGGCAAATGAAAATTCTCAGGGCAACTTGGATGTTGCTCCTGAAATGGAACATACAAATCCCAAGTCTTCTTCAGGAGATGACTGCTCTGAAAGGAGATTAAAGAAAAGGAAGGTTACCTTCATTGACACTGTTCAAACT GATAATGCAAGTGGCGAATGTTTAGAGGCTGACACATCTGGCAGTCAAG GTGACTTCAACTTCGACCTAGATGATTCAACTAAGGAGACAAAGGACGGACAGGGGAAATTCGGTTCCAACATCTCTCATTTGGGACATTATTCTCAAATATCAGAGAAATCAATGGACAATTTTGTTTCAGTCCTATCATCATTTAGATACACCTCAAATGGTTCTCGAGCCAGTGGGCTTCGAGCCCCTCTAAAAGATATTAAGAATACCAGCACTAATAG GTCCACTAGTAACATGGATCTAAGCAAGTTTGTGTACAAGCCAACAAAGCAAAAACAATTATCAGCACGTCGTAAGGTCTAA
- the LOC125847270 gene encoding zinc finger BED domain-containing protein RICESLEEPER 2-like translates to MHMTENISTDEVVVLCDESINSNAMHQTQSVQPKVTKERKKRSRAWDHFGSFVDEEGNKKSKCKHCGQDYFADSVKNGTKSMLTHMLTCTKMPKSVDKSQTQIGFQSVQGGNTSDVVVVSWKFEQEQCRRALCRMVIVDELPFKFVEKEGFRNFMKVAQPHFKIPSRTTVTRDCFKLFDEEKQKLKRFFGEARQRVCLTTDTWTSLQRINYMCITAHWIDNEWIMHKRIINFCPISSHKGEDMANEIMKCLRDWGLDKIFTITVDNASSNDVTVKELSKIFTKRGINFMNGEHLHVRCMAHILNLVVQDGLKVSAVSIERVRKAVKYIRLSPARCKRFQECCEDVDINCKKSLCLDVCTRWNSTYLMLNRAIEFENVFSSYAARDIGLLHYLQFVEDEDGKDEHGSAVGALLSDDWDNVRKIANFLQIFYDLTREVSGSHYVTANSHFLKICEVSCYLKQLISSEEDNDDLLGKIASNMREKFDKYWGTPKKMNKMIFISCVLDPRHKFVSVGFALQMMFGKEGPILENGVRDYMDLLFGEYVKSLSKDKGSQHSSSLSSSSFENSSSLLSSSGSSVQSIGSLGTFMGDLMKHKAENTTTVKTELQKYLAEENEVESKNFNILSWWKINSPRFPVLAEMARDVLAIPISSVASECAFSTGGRILDSFRSSLTPKLVQTLVCLQDWIRSESRPISVEEDIDVLEQLEQGKDILIRIVLIVIFGAEFWWLVLLFVQQFGDVFGAVCAAVCFLLDFFGCSDAAIGWKPNLTKGG, encoded by the exons ATGCATATGactgaaaatatttcaactgATGAGGTGGTGGTCCTATGTGATGAAAGTATTAATTCAAATGCTATGCATCAAACACAATCTGTTCAGCCAAAggttacaaaagaaagaaagaaaaggtcTCGAGCATGGGATCATTTTGGATCATTTGTTGATGAAGAAGGAAATAAGAAATCAAAGTGTAAGCATTGCGGTCAAGATTATTTTGCTGATTCAGTTAAAAATGGTACAAAGTCAATGCTTACTCATATGTTAACATGTACAAAGATGCCTAAAAGTGTTGATaaaagtcaaactcaaataGGCTTTCAATCTGTTCAGGGAGGGAATACAAGTGATGTGGTTGTTGTTTCCTGGAAATTTGAGCAAGAACAATGTAGAAGAGCTTTATGCCGCATGGTAATTGTGGATGAACTACCTTTCAAGTTTGTCGAGAAGGAAGGTTTTAGAAACTTTATGAAAGTAGCGCAACCTCATTTTAAGATTCCTTCTCGTACCACTGTGACACGTGATTGTTTTAAACTTTTTGATGAAGAGAAGCAAAAGTTGAAAAGATTTTTCGGAGAAGCACGACAAAGAGTATGTCTGACAACTGATACTTGGACCTCTTTGCAACGGATTAATTATATGTGTATCACTGCACATTGGATCGATAATGAATGGATTATGCATAAGAGGATAATCAACTTCTGTCCAATTTCCAGCCATAAAGGTGAAGATATGGCTAATGAAATTATGAAGTGTTTGCGTGATTGGGGCttagataaaatatttaccatCACAGTCGATAATGCTAGTTCAAATGACGTGACTGTGAAAGAGTTGTCTAAGATATTCACTAAACGGGGGATCAATTTCATGAATGGAGAACACCTTCATGTGAGGTGTATGGCGCatattctaaatcttgttgttcAAGATGGTTTGAAGGTGTCTGCTGTGTCTATTGAACGGGTTAGAAAAGCAGTTAAATACATAAGGCTGTCTCCTGCGAGGTGTAAGAGGTTCCAAGAATGTTGTGAAGATGTTGATATTAATTGTAAAAAATCTTTATGTTTGGATGTTTGTACGAGATGGAACTCCACATACTTGATGTTAAATAGGGctattgagtttgaaaatgtGTTTTCCAGTTATGCTGCTCGTGATATTGGCTTGTTACATTACCTTCAGTTTGTTGAGGATGAAGATGGAAAGGATGAACATGGAAGCGCTGTTGGTGCCCTTTTGAGTGATGACTGGGACAATGTAAGAAAAATTgctaattttcttcaaattttttatgaTCTTACCAGAGAAGTATCTGGATCACACTACGTCACAGCAAACTcacattttcttaaaatttgtgAGGTTTCTTGTTATTTGAAACAATTGATATCGAGTGAAGAAGATAATGATGATCTTTTGGGTAAAATTGCTTCGAATATGAGAGAAAAATTTGATAAGTATTGGGGTACTCCAAAGAAGATGAACAAGATGATTTTTATTTCTTGCGTTTTGGATCCTCGTCACAAGTTTGTTTCAGTTGGCTTTGCACTTCAAATGATGTTTGGGAAAGAAGGTCCAATTTTAGAGAATGGAGTTAGAGACTACATGGATTTGTTGTTTGGTGAATATGTAAAGTCCCTTTCTAAAGATAAAGGCAGTCAACACTCTTCATCTTTATCTAGTTCTTCATTTGAAAATTCTAGTTCACTGCTTTCAAGTTCAGGTAGTAGTGTCCAATCGATAGGATCTTTAGGGACATTCATGGGTGATCTAATGAAACATAAAGCTGAAAATACAACAACTGTCAAAACAGAATTGCAAAAATATCTTGCtgaagaaaatgaagttgaaaGCAAGAACTTCAACATCTTGTCTTGGTGGAAAATAAACTCACCTAGATTTCCCGTTCTTGCTGAGATGGCTCGGGATGTGTTAGCTATTCCTATTTCAAGTGTGGCATCCGAGTGTGCGTTTAGTACTGGTGGACGTATCTTGGATTCATTTAGGAGTTCATTAACTCCTAAATTGGTGCAAACTCTAGTGTGCCTTCAAGATTGGATTAGAAGTGAATCACGACCTATAAGTGTTGAGGAAGATATAGATGTCCTCGAACAGCTCGAACAAGGTAAGGATATTTTAATTAGAATAGttttaattgttatt TTTGGTGCTGAATTTTGGTGGTTGGTGCTGCTGTTTGTGCAGCAGTTTGGTGATGTTTTTGGAGCTGTATGTGCAGCAGTTTG TTTTCTGCTGGATTTTTTTGGGTGTTCTGATGCTGCAATTGGATGGAAACCAAACTTGACAAAAGGTGGATAG